One genomic segment of Oleidesulfovibrio alaskensis DSM 16109 includes these proteins:
- a CDS encoding bacteriohemerythrin, protein MSFYTRMNTVLLAAGICIVLFPVCSWLILPVQAHTGTFITVYGVLTLTGCGFIAAGLYQLHAGFSRPLEKLHAYTAALRDSPATVTPQLAGAAELHALAKEIHRTATTLVQNADSYSPAAQAAGTLSEKFEQSTREAQAYRTDVEIMLSSLHKATQKAGDISGELTGSLRTVTADIDHVTGGISVQNSKTQQIAIAMNEMNTAVLEVARNAASAASQAARSQEKAQAGSREVHKALELITDVEENIGALKTTMDELGAQAESIGVVLNVINDIADQTNLLALNAAIESARAGEAGRGFAVVADEVRKLAEKTVSATKEVNEVVHGIRRVARNSMDAVDEAAGKIGHSATAAADSERYMTDLIDIISQASYMVQNMAAASEEQSATSDQINAAIAGIKDTAEETTAGMTRSAEALARITGLIAELESILAALAKAETGKTVSTGDGQFLNWTDDLSVNIGHLDSQHKNLVALINELAAAMKAGKAKSVMLDTLGRLKEYTLTHFKEEEDLFDRYDVPGARDHKKIHQSLREKVLSVEQDIVSGRITVSLELLEFLKEWILNHIQVVDKQYSAFLNSKGVR, encoded by the coding sequence ATGTCTTTTTACACACGCATGAACACCGTTTTACTGGCAGCCGGAATCTGCATTGTGCTTTTTCCGGTGTGCTCATGGCTCATCCTGCCCGTACAGGCGCACACAGGCACGTTTATAACCGTGTACGGCGTACTGACTCTCACGGGCTGCGGTTTCATTGCCGCGGGGCTGTATCAGCTGCATGCGGGCTTCAGCCGCCCCCTTGAAAAGCTGCATGCCTATACGGCCGCCCTGCGTGACAGCCCCGCCACTGTAACGCCACAGCTTGCAGGCGCGGCGGAACTGCACGCGCTGGCAAAGGAAATACACCGCACGGCAACGACGCTGGTGCAGAATGCCGACAGCTACAGCCCCGCAGCGCAGGCTGCCGGCACCCTGTCGGAAAAATTCGAACAAAGTACCCGTGAGGCACAGGCCTACCGCACCGATGTGGAAATTATGCTCTCTTCGCTGCACAAAGCCACACAGAAGGCCGGCGACATATCCGGAGAACTTACCGGTTCGCTCAGAACCGTGACGGCGGACATAGACCATGTGACCGGCGGCATAAGCGTGCAGAACAGTAAAACACAACAGATAGCCATTGCCATGAACGAAATGAACACGGCGGTGCTTGAAGTGGCACGCAACGCGGCATCTGCGGCATCACAGGCTGCCCGGTCGCAGGAAAAGGCGCAGGCCGGATCGCGCGAGGTGCACAAGGCACTGGAGCTTATAACCGATGTCGAGGAAAACATAGGCGCCCTGAAAACAACCATGGACGAACTGGGCGCGCAGGCCGAATCCATAGGTGTGGTGCTTAATGTCATCAACGATATTGCAGACCAGACCAATCTGCTGGCGCTTAATGCGGCCATAGAATCGGCCCGCGCAGGTGAAGCGGGACGCGGTTTTGCCGTGGTGGCCGACGAAGTGCGCAAGCTGGCGGAAAAAACGGTATCCGCCACCAAGGAAGTGAACGAGGTGGTGCACGGCATCCGGCGCGTGGCCAGAAACAGCATGGATGCCGTGGACGAAGCTGCCGGCAAGATAGGCCATTCCGCCACAGCCGCGGCCGACTCAGAACGCTACATGACCGATCTTATCGATATTATCTCTCAGGCATCCTACATGGTGCAGAACATGGCCGCAGCATCCGAGGAACAATCAGCCACGTCGGACCAGATCAACGCGGCCATCGCCGGAATAAAAGACACGGCAGAAGAAACGACCGCAGGCATGACCCGTTCGGCAGAAGCTCTGGCACGCATTACAGGGCTCATCGCGGAGCTGGAATCCATTCTGGCAGCTCTGGCAAAAGCCGAAACCGGCAAAACCGTATCAACGGGCGACGGGCAGTTCCTCAACTGGACGGACGACCTTTCCGTCAATATAGGGCATCTGGACAGCCAGCATAAAAATCTGGTGGCGCTCATCAACGAGCTGGCCGCCGCCATGAAGGCCGGTAAGGCAAAAAGCGTCATGCTGGATACACTGGGCAGGCTGAAGGAATACACGCTGACCCATTTCAAGGAAGAAGAGGATCTTTTTGACAGATACGATGTGCCCGGTGCCAGAGATCACAAAAAAATACACCAGAGTCTGCGTGAAAAAGTGCTCAGCGTGGAGCAGGACATTGTTTCAGGCAGAATAACCGTCTCGCTGGAACTGCTGGAATTTCTCAAGGAATGGATACTGAACCACATTCAGGTGGTGGATAAGCAGTACTCCGCGTTTCTGAACAGCAAAGGGGTGCGCTGA
- a CDS encoding glycerophosphodiester phosphodiesterase, with the protein MFYELIPAHAVCAHRGARSLAPENTMLAAHKALACGAHCWELDVQRSRDGVPVVFHDHDLSRTTDAARLFSHGGSAPVLQTALHDFAQLRSLDAGSWFGRKDPFGTVASGEVTRGALAAMEGQPVPSLAEALRFTREHSFPVNIEIKEQVHSPGDMRIITEVLDIIQAEDCAGLVLLSSFSHEYLREVRRQWPEVPLALLSEGATPEETHPADGTASGIAGYLRGIGAQSYHPDHTVTDAGLVRELAALGITVNVWTVNDAAAARGFHDAGARCIITDMPQRLVPDGRG; encoded by the coding sequence ATGTTTTATGAACTGATTCCCGCGCACGCTGTGTGCGCACATCGCGGCGCACGTTCTCTTGCGCCGGAAAATACCATGCTGGCCGCACATAAGGCTCTTGCATGCGGCGCGCACTGCTGGGAACTGGATGTGCAGCGTTCGCGCGACGGTGTGCCGGTGGTCTTTCACGACCACGACCTGTCGCGCACCACCGATGCGGCGCGGTTGTTTTCGCACGGCGGTTCTGCCCCGGTGCTGCAAACGGCGCTGCATGATTTTGCGCAGCTGCGCAGTCTTGACGCGGGCAGCTGGTTCGGCCGCAAGGATCCTTTCGGTACGGTGGCGTCGGGCGAAGTGACCCGCGGAGCGCTGGCAGCCATGGAAGGACAGCCCGTGCCCTCGCTGGCGGAAGCACTGCGCTTCACCCGTGAACATAGTTTTCCCGTCAACATAGAGATAAAGGAACAGGTGCATTCCCCGGGTGACATGCGCATCATCACAGAGGTGCTTGACATCATACAGGCCGAAGACTGCGCCGGACTGGTGCTGCTGTCTTCGTTCAGCCATGAGTATCTGCGCGAAGTCCGCCGCCAGTGGCCCGAGGTGCCTCTGGCGCTGCTGAGCGAAGGCGCAACGCCAGAAGAAACCCACCCGGCGGACGGCACTGCCAGCGGCATAGCCGGATACCTGCGGGGAATAGGGGCGCAGTCGTACCATCCCGACCATACGGTAACCGATGCCGGGCTGGTGCGCGAGCTGGCGGCGCTGGGCATAACCGTCAATGTGTGGACGGTGAATGACGCCGCCGCAGCCCGCGGTTTTCATGATGCCGGAGCGCGCTGCATCATCACGGACATGCCCCAGCGGCTGGTGCCGGACGGGCGGGGTTAG
- the corA gene encoding magnesium/cobalt transporter CorA translates to MARFLKKMDTRAGRPPGALVFVGRQKIDTPRLRVIEYDADMARDDFVQHPGQLAGRTRPDTVLWCNVDGVHDAGLMETLGGLFGIPALVLEDIMNTGQRPKLEEFPGIVFVSIKMPSLSQDRSAVTTDQLSAVLSDGCLLTFQERPGMVFEPVRERLKGQTGRLRRYGPDYLLYALLDCVFEGYLKTIEALGERIEELDDEIFEDPTPELLQEITHYRREMAYIRKAVRPAREIALRMARVENGLVGEGIQPFLRDLADMAEMTADAVEVYRELLNDHQNSYNMAVGNRLNDIMKFLTIFSTVFIPLSFLAGVYGMNFDVMPELHVEYAYFVLLGVMVAVAGGMLVYFRWRRWL, encoded by the coding sequence ATGGCCCGTTTTCTGAAAAAGATGGACACAAGGGCGGGGCGTCCGCCGGGTGCTCTGGTTTTTGTAGGCAGACAGAAAATAGATACGCCGCGTCTGCGTGTCATCGAATACGATGCGGACATGGCACGCGACGATTTTGTGCAGCACCCCGGTCAGCTTGCCGGCCGTACGCGGCCCGATACCGTGCTGTGGTGCAACGTGGACGGCGTGCACGATGCCGGACTGATGGAAACGCTGGGCGGGCTGTTCGGCATACCGGCGCTGGTGCTTGAAGACATCATGAACACAGGTCAGCGCCCCAAGCTTGAAGAGTTTCCCGGCATTGTCTTTGTTTCCATCAAAATGCCTTCACTCAGTCAGGACCGTTCGGCAGTGACGACAGACCAGTTGAGTGCCGTGCTCAGCGACGGCTGTCTGCTTACTTTTCAGGAACGTCCGGGAATGGTTTTTGAGCCGGTGCGCGAGCGGTTGAAAGGGCAGACAGGAAGACTGCGGCGGTACGGGCCGGATTATCTGCTGTACGCGCTGCTGGATTGCGTGTTTGAGGGGTATCTGAAAACCATTGAGGCACTGGGCGAGCGCATAGAAGAGCTGGACGACGAAATTTTTGAAGACCCCACGCCTGAACTGCTGCAGGAGATAACGCATTATCGCCGCGAGATGGCCTACATACGCAAGGCGGTGCGCCCCGCGAGGGAAATCGCGTTGCGCATGGCGCGGGTGGAAAACGGCCTTGTGGGCGAGGGCATTCAGCCTTTTCTGCGCGACCTTGCCGATATGGCCGAGATGACCGCCGATGCCGTGGAGGTGTACCGCGAACTGCTGAACGACCATCAGAACAGTTATAACATGGCGGTGGGCAACAGACTGAACGACATCATGAAGTTTCTGACCATTTTTTCCACGGTATTCATTCCGCTGTCGTTTCTTGCCGGTGTGTACGGAATGAACTTTGACGTGATGCCCGAACTGCACGTGGAGTATGCCTATTTTGTGCTGCTGGGCGTCATGGTGGCTGTCGCGGGGGGCATGCTGGTGTATTTCCGCTGGCGCCGCTGGCTGTGA
- a CDS encoding putative quinol monooxygenase, giving the protein MITVTVHIPVKPQHAADFISHMHALAPVVRAEQGCLTYNLYTDPYRPDMLFMYEEWQDMDALRAHLEQPHMNEHRRTTKDWLAGDVTLHTTRSTPVTL; this is encoded by the coding sequence ATGATAACCGTCACCGTACACATACCCGTCAAACCGCAGCATGCGGCGGACTTCATCAGCCATATGCATGCGCTGGCACCGGTGGTACGCGCCGAACAGGGCTGTCTGACGTACAACCTGTACACCGACCCGTACCGGCCTGATATGCTTTTCATGTACGAAGAATGGCAGGACATGGATGCGCTGCGCGCCCACCTTGAACAGCCCCACATGAACGAGCACCGCCGCACCACAAAAGACTGGCTTGCCGGCGATGTAACCCTGCACACAACCCGGAGCACTCCGGTAACGCTGTAG
- a CDS encoding NTP transferase domain-containing protein, with protein MKAVILAAGVGSRLGRPFPKSLSRLPSGECILGRQIRILREIGIREVHVVVGFKKSLLMEEFPNVCFRYNPVFYITNTSKSLLAGIEDLDDDILWANGDVVFDPEVALRLMQAGGNAVAVDRKKCGEEEVKYRTDAAGFITAISKQVENPEGEAVGLNLVSRGSLPDLVAALESCRPDDYFERALEMLVEKTPYRAVDISDYRCIEVDFKGDLDEARRLFNEGA; from the coding sequence ATGAAAGCAGTCATCCTTGCCGCCGGCGTCGGAAGCCGTCTTGGCAGACCGTTTCCCAAATCGTTGTCCCGTCTGCCTTCGGGCGAGTGCATTCTGGGCAGACAGATACGCATTCTGCGCGAGATAGGCATCAGAGAAGTGCATGTGGTCGTGGGCTTTAAAAAGTCGCTGCTCATGGAAGAATTTCCCAATGTGTGCTTCCGCTACAATCCGGTGTTTTACATCACCAACACTTCCAAGAGTCTGCTTGCGGGCATAGAAGATCTGGACGATGATATTCTGTGGGCCAACGGTGATGTGGTTTTTGACCCCGAGGTGGCGCTGCGTCTGATGCAGGCCGGGGGCAATGCCGTGGCGGTGGACCGCAAAAAATGCGGAGAAGAGGAAGTGAAGTACCGCACGGATGCCGCAGGCTTCATAACCGCCATTTCAAAGCAGGTCGAGAATCCGGAAGGTGAGGCCGTGGGACTTAATCTTGTTTCGCGCGGAAGCCTGCCCGATCTGGTTGCGGCGCTGGAATCCTGCCGCCCCGACGATTACTTTGAACGGGCGCTGGAAATGCTGGTGGAAAAAACGCCTTACCGGGCCGTTGATATTTCCGATTACCGGTGCATTGAGGTGGACTTTAAAGGGGATCTGGACGAGGCGCGCCGTCTTTTTAACGAAGGTGCGTGA